From Sporolactobacillus pectinivorans:
GAATCGCCCAAACTCAGAACACAGCTTATGCTAAGATAACTCCGCTTAGAGTGACAAGTACACATCTAACTGTACGGCGCGGTCAGTATGCTTATTTCACAGTAGAAGGGAAAAGAAGTTCAGAAGGCTACGCGACCGTTTACTATAAAGTCCGGTAAGAGCAGATCACAAACATTGGGCTATAAAAAGTCAAATAGTAAAGGCTATGCAACTTGGCGTTGGAAGGTTGGGACTCGTACCACTCCGGGCACATGGAAGGTATATGTGAACCTGGGCGGCCAAACTGACTATCTTTACTTGCATGTCGGATAAATAGACAAGCCCCCTTTACGGGCTTTTCTTTTGGTTTTATAATCGAACATATATTCCTGTATAGAGGTGATCCTATTGTACTTGCACCAAACAAAATTAGAAGACTATATCAAATATCTTTACGATTCGATAAATATATCAAATCCGGATGAGCTGGCTATGGACGAAATTGCTCAGAAACTGCATATTGAAGTCCTGCACTCCAGTTTCTGCAATAAGTCCGTTCGTTCAAACGGCCGGGTGGTCATCAATCTGAATACAAAACTGATCAGCCCTGAAGACCAATGGGAAACGTTCGGGCATGAGTTGTTCCACGCCTTGAAAGATGCCGGCAACCAGATCTACTTTCCGGTACCTCTCCGAGAGTTGCGCGAGAATAAAGCCAGAAATTTTGCCCTGCATTTCTGCATCCCAACCTTCATGCTGGATCAACTGCACTGGCCGGAAAGCGATGCCTCTCCTTTTGTGGCCGGAAAGTTCCATGTCAACCCGGCTTTTGTTGATCAGCGACTGGAACAATATCGGCATCGGATTCTGCAAAATCAGGCGGATGAATATGAGGCCATCATCTGTGAACCGGCGCCCCCCAGATACAACCTTTCGGAACAATCGCCTGAAACACAGCGCATCATGAAGCAATTAAAAACACAACTGACAGAGAAGGGCGAAAAATTTGAGATCAAGAATTTATTATGATACTGATCATGAAGGCCATCTGTTTCCGCTTTGGTATGCGATAGAAGGCACAATTGATTGGAATGACAGCAAACTTTTCTTTTTTGTCGGCGCACCATTTGAGCGAATCGGCAGCATTGATTTTGACGATGGACGCATCGGGTGCTCTGTACACGCCGGGGAGATGATGATCAATAAAGAAATGCCGGAACAAATAGGCATCAATCTGAAAGCAGTCAAATGCCGCATCAGCCAGTTTATTGAACCAGAAAAGATTGAAAGGCTGATCTTTCAAATATCCGACATAGAAGAAATTTTGCAAATCGGAAAAGAACGATTTGTTTGGATCTAGACGTTTCCTACTCTGTTGTCCTACCAAGAGTTTTTATTTTGCATCATTATCTATACGTTGCGTTAAATCACGGATGAAAAGTCTTTTGTCCCGCACATTAGTCAGGAAAAGTCCGGTTTTTCACTTTCTGAAGCATACGCATAACTCTCTTGTCGCGGCGAATGACAACCTGATCCGGATTATGGAACGGCTCGGACATGATGCAACCACAAAAAGGTTTTATCTCAATGCGGCAAAAGCACAAAAAAGAGGCTTCTCAGAAGTTTAGAACCTCACGAGAAACCTCAATTCTTAAATTATGGCACATATTCAACACATAATTCTTCAAATGTGTTCTGAATCCCTTGCTACACAAGAGGTCCAGGACTTTTTACATCATGCCGCCCATTCCGGGTGCGCCTGCAGGCATTGCAGGTTCCGGATGTTCTTCAGGCTTGTCAGCGACAACAGCTTCTGTTGTCAGCAGCATAGCCGAAACAGATGCGGCATTCTGCAGAGCGGAACGTGTTACTTTTGTAGGGTCAACAATACCTGCTGCAATCATATCTACCCATTCGTCCTTGGCTGCGTCATAGCCAATGCCGGCTTTCTGGCCTTTCAGTTTTTCAACGATGACGGAACCCTCGAGTCCTGCGTTCTCGCCGATCTGGCGAACTGGTTCTTCCAGTGCGCGGATAACAATGTTTACGCCGGTCTTTTCATCACCTTCAGCTTCAACAGCAGCAACATCCTTGATGACGTTGGCCAATGCGGTGCCGCCGCCGGCAACAATGCCTTCCTGAACAGCCGCGCGGGTTGAGTTCAGGGCGTCTTCGATACGAAGCTTGCGTTCCTTCAGTTCCGTTTCGGTAGCTGCGCCGACCTTGATAACGGCTACACCGCCGGACAGTTTTGCCAGGCGTTCCTGAAGTTTTTCCTTGTCAAAATCAGATGTGGTTTCCTCAAGCTGAGCTTTGATCTGGTTGACACGTCCGGCGATCTTGTCGGATTCACCAGCGCCTTCGACAACCGTTGTATTGTCTTTCGTCACGATGACTTTGCCGGCAGTTCCCAGCTGATCAACGGTCGTTTCTTTCAGTTCAAGGCCAAGATCGCTCGTGATGACCTGTCCGCCGGTCAGAACAGCGATGTCTTCCAGCATTGCTTTCCTACGATCGCCGAAACCAGGTGCCTTGACTGCGACGACATTGAATGTACCGCGCAGTTTATTAAGAACGAGAGTAGCCAGTGCTTCGCCTTCAACATCTTCAGCGATAATCAGCATCGGTTTGCCTTGCTGAACAACTTTTTCAAGTACAGGCAGGATTTCCTGGATATTGGAAATCTTCTTGTCAGTAATCAGGATGTATGGATTTTCCAGTACGGCTTCCATCTTATCCTGATCCGTAACCATGTAAGCTGAAGCATAGCCGCGGTCAAACTGCATACCTTCAACGACATCCAGTTCGGTTGCAAAACCCTTGGATTCTTCAATCGTTACAACACCGTCGTTGCCGACCTTTTCCATCGCTTCAGCAATCAGTCCGCCAACTTTTTCATCAGCGGAAGAAATCGATGCAACCTGTGCAATGGATGCTTTGCCTTCGATTGGTTTGGAGATTTTCTTCAGACCGTCAACTGCCGCCTGTGTTGCTTTTTCAATGCCGCGGCGAATGCCCATCGGGTTAGCCCCGGAAGCGACATTCTTCAGTCCCTCACGAATCATAGCCTGAGCAAGCACGGTTGCAGTTGTCGTTCCATCACCGGCAACATCGTTTGTCTTGCTGGCAACTTCGGAAACAAGACGAGCACCCATGTTTTCAAATTTATCTTCAAGTTCAATCTCTTTAGCGATAGTAACACCGTCATTTGTAATCAGCGGTGATCCGTATTTTTTATCCAGTACCACGTTGCGGCCTTTTGGTCCGAGTGTTACCTTCACTGCATCTGCCAGAATATCAACACCGCGCAACATGGAGCGGCGTGCTTCTTCGCCAAACTTAATATCTTTTGCCATCTTGGAAAGTCCCTCCTAAATTTTTTTGCCCGGTCTAAGTTTAAGTCAGTCAATAACAGCCAGAATATCGTCCTGACGAACAACAAGGAAAGTCTTGCCGTCATACTTGACTTCTGTGCCTGCGTATTTTGAATAAATGACTTTTTCTCCTTCTTTTACATCAAGAGCAATACGCTCGCCCTTATCGGAAACCTTGCCGGCACCGACTGCGACGATACGTCCTTCCTGCGGCTTTTCCTTGGCCGAGTCAGGCAGCACGATACCACTTGCTGTTTTTTCTTCTTTTTCCTGTGGTTCGATAACGATCCGATCACCCAATGGCTTTAACATTAAAAATACCCTCCTTAAAAACGTTAAGTTAAGTACTTTGTTAGCACTCACTTCGCCTGAGTGCTAATCCATTTAATATGATAATCAATTCCCTTTGGATTTGCAAGTTTTTCCCGAAATATTTACGAAATATCATTACTGTTTTACAAATATGGAAAACAGGCAGCATTTCTTTGCTCTTAAGCCGGTTATGATAAAATAGTAGTGACCCTTCAGGCCCTTTCTTAGCGCATTTATCAATGGCTGCCTATTCCATTTGAATATGAGGTGTTCTTTTTGGTTAAAAGATATACTGCAATCGTCGTTATTTATTTGCTGTGCTATCTCTCTCCGAAAATACCGGGTTTCATGTCCCTGGCCGATTTGTTTCCGAATCAAAGCCAGGGTTACGGCGATATTTACACAGCTGTTTTTTTTGTGACCCTGCTCTTCGTTTCACTCCTGCTTATTCCAGAGCGAAATCTGCGGATCGAAGAGAAGAAAGCCCCTCTGGGCATGTCCGTCCTTTGGGCTGTTGGCGGCGTGTTTGCTCTGTTTATCCTGCAAATTCTCGCAACGCTGATTGAGTTCTCAATTTTCGGCCAAGTATCCGCGTCCACACATACCAAGCAGATAGAAACGCTGACTAAGTATTCCCCCTTTTTCATTTTAACGGTCAGTATTATCGGACCGATACTTGAGGAAATTGTTTTCCGGAAAATTTTCTTCGGAAGCCTGAGAAAAAAAATCGGTTTCTGGCTTGCAGCTATTATCAGTTCGTTGGTCTTCGCGCTCATGCATCAGGACATCCAGCATTTACTCGTCTATTTCATGATCGGTGTATTTCTCTGTTTCACTTATCAGATGACGCGGAGAATCGCCGTCAATATGTTCATGCACGCAACGATGAATGCCGTTGTTGTCCTGTTCAGTTATTATGGTTCCGCTACAGGATTAATTTATCTGCTTAGTCGCTGAATAATCAAACATGCAACCTTGACATAAAGGGCCGGGGGAGTTCATCCCCTGGCCCTTTTTCTTGTACATTTATACAACCATTATTTTTAAACGGATCATTCAGAATCGCTGTCATTCAGAGCCGTCAGAATTTCCGGGCCATTCTTGGTAATTGCTAATGTGTGCTCATACTGTGCGGAAAGCGAACCATCGACTGTCCGCGCTGTCCAGCCGTTGCCATCGACCTTGGCGCGCCAGTCGCCCGTGTTCAGCATCGGCTCAATTGTAATCGTCATGCCTTCCCGGAGACGCAGTCCGCGTCCCGGCCTCCCATAATGAGCCACTGCCGGATCCTCATGCATGGTTGGTCCGATGCCGTGGCCGACAAAGTCACGCACGACACTCAAGCCCCTGGCTTCAGCATATTCCTGAATCGCATAGCCAATATCGCCGAGACGGTTGCCAATCACTGATTGTTTGATCCCCTCGTACAGTGCTTCTTCTGTTGTCTTAAGCAAATGCTGCGCTTCATCCGAAATCGTCCCGACCGCATAGCTCCATGCGGAATCAGACAGAGCTCCGTTCAGATTGACAACCATATCAATTGTGACAATGTCCCCATTGCGGAGGGGTTTTTTGTTTGGAAAGCCATGGCAGATTTCATCGTTGACAGACGCGCAGGTTGCAAACTGGTAACCCTCAAAACCTTTTTCTTCCGGAGTCGCACCGTGCTTCGCCAGAAACTCATTGACAAATTCCTCAATTTCCCAGGTTGTGACTCCCGGCTTGATCATCGATTTAATTTTCTCATGTGTCTGTGCAAGCAGCTGACCTGACTTCTTCATTTCTGCAATTTCATTTGTAGATTTTAACTGTATCATTTATTCTTTCCACCTCTGTGTCCTTTCCTCTTTGAAAAGAAATAAATCGTTTCTCCTCACCCGCCGACAATAAAATTGTGACATTTGTATTTTACCACTTTATTGATCCCTGAATCATTCCGCACGGTTCTCTTCCATCGCATGATTCAAGAAATAGATCAATGCCTGAAGTTCAATCGTCATATCTACATGGCGGACATACACTTCCGGCGGCAGGGAAAGCCTTACCGGTGAAAAGTTCAGAAATCCGCGGACACCCGAAGCCATCGCCTGTTCGGCAGCCTTCTGAGCCTGGTCAGCCGGTACAGTCAGGATGGCCGCCGTGATATCACGATTATCATCTGAGACAAGATCATCCATCAGATGGATTTCAGTCTCACCTACTTTTTTTCCTACCTTTGAAGGATTAATATCATACGCCTTGACAATCCTTGTGTTATTATTCTTTTGAAAGTTGTGATTCAGCAGAGCCGTTCCAAGATGTCCGACTCCGATCAGTATCACTTTTGATAATTCATCCTGATAAAGCGTCTTTTTGAGAAATTCCATTAAATGCTTTGTGTTGTACCCGTACCCTTTTCTCCCCAGTGCACCGAAATAGGAAAAATCTTTACGGATTGTTGTCGAATCAATCTGTACAATCTTCCCGAATTCAGACGATGAGATTCTTGTCTTCCCATTCGTCACAAGGCGCTGCAGAGACCGGTAGTAGAGCGGCAGTCGTTCAGCCGTTGCCTGAGGCACTTTCTGAGTTGCCATACTCCTGTCCCCCCTGATAGGCGGCTAGTTAAACTGTTCCCGGACCGCCTTTTTCTTTATCATTTCATCCAGGCATTCCTTTTTCACTATACATCATTATTATCCGGTTTTGTTATCCGATTCACAAACTTTTTAAAACATTGGTGTTCCTTTGCACAATAAAAAGATAAACGTATTTATACGTCCCGACAAACCTTCTTCACGATACCAAAGCCTTTATGAAAAGCATTGGAAGGTTGTATGCTGTTCACAGAATACTAATAAGCGAAACATCTTCACGTCGCTGTTTTCAGTATAAAAAAATAGCAATTGTCAATTAAAGCCAATTGCTAAAAATTAATCTTTTATAAACGAATGATACAGTAGCGATAGATATTATAGCTATGATGTTGCTGTTCAGCAATCAGACAGAACCCCCAGTCAAGTTAAATAAACTGAATGATCTGCATGAGAACAGGGACAACAATGACAAACAATACGGTACTCGTCGTAACCACATTCGTTGCATATTTCACATCGCCATGCGATTCATTGGCGAGGATCGGCAATACGGCTAACATGGGCGTTGCAGATTGAACGATTTGAGTTTGCACTAACATAGATGGCAAATGGGCATGTGAAAGATGCATACCGCTCAGAAGTAACACAATCAGGACAATCGGCGAAATCACGAAACGCCCTAACAAAGCAACAATCGTATCGCGGTCAAAACGAATGCTTGAGAGCCCCGCATTGTACAGAACGATACCGATATATACCAGAGACAGCGGCGTAACAATACTGCCCACATATGTCAATGTGGAATCAATAAAACCCGGGATCGGAATATTTAATAGCAGGAAAATCAGACCGGCCACAAATCCCAGTAATGGAGGTGGCAATATTTTTTTCCAGTTGATTTTGTTTTTGCCTTTTTCCTTCGTTTTGTCTCTCGTCGGATCATCATTTGAGATAAGAAAAACACCAAATGCCCATGTCGAAACGGTATTGGTAATGTAATAGATCAGAAAATAAGGCAGACTCTGATTTCCAAACAGTGCAATATTCAGAGGCAAACCGATAAAAATCGTATTTGCATTGACGACAGCATTCATAAAAATACCGCGGCGTCCCGGACGAATCTTTAACAGTTTGACCAGCCCAAAAGAAATGAGGTAAGAAATAATGACGGCAATCACCGGATATATGAGACTGCCGGACAACTGAATTAAACTGCCCCGGGTTAGATACTTTAGGACCGATACGAAAATGGATGCCGGCAAAGCAACTTTTGTGATCAGAGATGAGATGCTTTTTCCGAAGTTATCATCAAACCATTTAAATTTTTTCAAGAAATAACCCAGTGCGATCATGATGATGATCGATATGACACTTTGAATCGATTGTAGAAATACCATGCGTACAGACCTCCTTTTCTCAACGATATCGTTTTAATTTAAAACAAGTTCAGAATAGTTCGGTTCCCACTTCATGTCGGCAACAGCCTTTTTAATATCCGAAATAGGTTCTCTGTTTAACTTCTGGTCTATAACACTTTGACCAACGACTTCGGCAATGGTTTGAGAGAATTCGGTCAGTTTTGCAACAGGAGGCAAAACAGCGGCGCCGGGTTGTTCCGTATCGACGATGCCGCCCAGAGCATGGCTCGCCTGAGACAGCATTTCTCCATTGACTCGCTTTGCCGTCGAGGCGATAATACCGAATCCGAGTCCGGGATACATCAGCGCATTATTAGCTTGTCCGATCTGATAAGTAACGCCCTTGTACTCAACAGGAGCGGCAGGAATACCGGTTGCAACCAGCGCTTTGCCATCTGTCCAGGCAATCAGGTCTTCAGCTTTTGCTTCCGCCAGTTTTGTCGGATTGGATAATGGGAAAATGACCGGGCGTTCCGTATGGGCTGCCATTTCTTTAATAATTGATTCCTTGAAGGCGCCGGGTTGTGTTGATGTACCGATCATAATCGTCGGATGAACCGCTTTGACAACGGCTTCCAGATTCGTCAGCTCTCCACTGTTCGTGAATTCAGAACGGGCGTGAACGAATTCCTTTTGTCCCGGAGTCAGATCTTCCGTATCGTTGAACAACAGTCCCTGCTTGTCCACCAAGAAGAAATGCCGGCGTGCCTCTTCTTCCGATAAGCCCTGGCGTTTCATTTCATCCATAATCTGATT
This genomic window contains:
- the map gene encoding type I methionyl aminopeptidase translates to MIQLKSTNEIAEMKKSGQLLAQTHEKIKSMIKPGVTTWEIEEFVNEFLAKHGATPEEKGFEGYQFATCASVNDEICHGFPNKKPLRNGDIVTIDMVVNLNGALSDSAWSYAVGTISDEAQHLLKTTEEALYEGIKQSVIGNRLGDIGYAIQEYAEARGLSVVRDFVGHGIGPTMHEDPAVAHYGRPGRGLRLREGMTITIEPMLNTGDWRAKVDGNGWTARTVDGSLSAQYEHTLAITKNGPEILTALNDSDSE
- the groL gene encoding chaperonin GroEL (60 kDa chaperone family; promotes refolding of misfolded polypeptides especially under stressful conditions; forms two stacked rings of heptamers to form a barrel-shaped 14mer; ends can be capped by GroES; misfolded proteins enter the barrel where they are refolded when GroES binds), which codes for MAKDIKFGEEARRSMLRGVDILADAVKVTLGPKGRNVVLDKKYGSPLITNDGVTIAKEIELEDKFENMGARLVSEVASKTNDVAGDGTTTATVLAQAMIREGLKNVASGANPMGIRRGIEKATQAAVDGLKKISKPIEGKASIAQVASISSADEKVGGLIAEAMEKVGNDGVVTIEESKGFATELDVVEGMQFDRGYASAYMVTDQDKMEAVLENPYILITDKKISNIQEILPVLEKVVQQGKPMLIIAEDVEGEALATLVLNKLRGTFNVVAVKAPGFGDRRKAMLEDIAVLTGGQVITSDLGLELKETTVDQLGTAGKVIVTKDNTTVVEGAGESDKIAGRVNQIKAQLEETTSDFDKEKLQERLAKLSGGVAVIKVGAATETELKERKLRIEDALNSTRAAVQEGIVAGGGTALANVIKDVAAVEAEGDEKTGVNIVIRALEEPVRQIGENAGLEGSVIVEKLKGQKAGIGYDAAKDEWVDMIAAGIVDPTKVTRSALQNAASVSAMLLTTEAVVADKPEEHPEPAMPAGAPGMGGMM
- the groES gene encoding co-chaperone GroES, giving the protein MLKPLGDRIVIEPQEKEEKTASGIVLPDSAKEKPQEGRIVAVGAGKVSDKGERIALDVKEGEKVIYSKYAGTEVKYDGKTFLVVRQDDILAVID
- a CDS encoding ImmA/IrrE family metallo-endopeptidase, giving the protein MYLHQTKLEDYIKYLYDSINISNPDELAMDEIAQKLHIEVLHSSFCNKSVRSNGRVVINLNTKLISPEDQWETFGHELFHALKDAGNQIYFPVPLRELRENKARNFALHFCIPTFMLDQLHWPESDASPFVAGKFHVNPAFVDQRLEQYRHRILQNQADEYEAIICEPAPPRYNLSEQSPETQRIMKQLKTQLTEKGEKFEIKNLL
- a CDS encoding CPBP family intramembrane glutamic endopeptidase yields the protein MVKRYTAIVVIYLLCYLSPKIPGFMSLADLFPNQSQGYGDIYTAVFFVTLLFVSLLLIPERNLRIEEKKAPLGMSVLWAVGGVFALFILQILATLIEFSIFGQVSASTHTKQIETLTKYSPFFILTVSIIGPILEEIVFRKIFFGSLRKKIGFWLAAIISSLVFALMHQDIQHLLVYFMIGVFLCFTYQMTRRIAVNMFMHATMNAVVVLFSYYGSATGLIYLLSR
- a CDS encoding redox-sensing transcriptional repressor Rex; the protein is MATQKVPQATAERLPLYYRSLQRLVTNGKTRISSSEFGKIVQIDSTTIRKDFSYFGALGRKGYGYNTKHLMEFLKKTLYQDELSKVILIGVGHLGTALLNHNFQKNNNTRIVKAYDINPSKVGKKVGETEIHLMDDLVSDDNRDITAAILTVPADQAQKAAEQAMASGVRGFLNFSPVRLSLPPEVYVRHVDMTIELQALIYFLNHAMEENRAE
- a CDS encoding AEC family transporter produces the protein MVFLQSIQSVISIIIMIALGYFLKKFKWFDDNFGKSISSLITKVALPASIFVSVLKYLTRGSLIQLSGSLIYPVIAVIISYLISFGLVKLLKIRPGRRGIFMNAVVNANTIFIGLPLNIALFGNQSLPYFLIYYITNTVSTWAFGVFLISNDDPTRDKTKEKGKNKINWKKILPPPLLGFVAGLIFLLLNIPIPGFIDSTLTYVGSIVTPLSLVYIGIVLYNAGLSSIRFDRDTIVALLGRFVISPIVLIVLLLSGMHLSHAHLPSMLVQTQIVQSATPMLAVLPILANESHGDVKYATNVVTTSTVLFVIVVPVLMQIIQFI